One genomic window of bacterium includes the following:
- a CDS encoding Xaa-Pro peptidase family protein, with protein MADGDGIREQWARARCLMEPRGIDALLVTEKYNYWLFTGHRSEQFDGRQRPMIMILPLRAEPCMIVYGRDEPQVRATAPVTNIRTYIDVPFPLELIPQALRELGLSRANLGCEIGEFQRLGISYNDFLAVQRALPSMTIVDASAVFNHIRMVKAAWEVDRMRAACRMATEAWARTLARLEPGMDVARAQRIFEGEMLDTGGQLGHMEFGLEGHAFRHTYRRGDWLWCDFGLTYEGYRSDLARMAVFGPPSDQQKREFAMIWELTHNLIKRIGPGVRCCDLARQTSEDMVRLGLPPLDANKRVGHGFGVASDPPSISLVDETVLEPGMILTPEPRFMSASGQRIHIEEDVVVTESGGELLSRGAEVLSIIGAGR; from the coding sequence ATGGCGGACGGTGACGGAATTCGAGAACAGTGGGCGCGCGCGCGGTGCCTCATGGAACCGCGCGGCATCGACGCGCTGCTGGTGACGGAAAAGTACAACTACTGGCTGTTCACCGGTCATCGGAGCGAGCAGTTCGACGGCCGGCAGCGTCCCATGATCATGATCCTGCCGCTGCGGGCGGAGCCCTGCATGATCGTATACGGCCGCGATGAACCTCAGGTCCGCGCGACCGCACCGGTGACCAACATCAGAACCTACATCGACGTGCCGTTTCCGCTTGAACTGATTCCGCAAGCGTTGCGCGAGCTTGGCCTCAGCCGCGCGAATCTCGGATGTGAGATCGGTGAGTTTCAGCGGCTCGGCATCTCGTACAATGATTTCCTGGCCGTCCAGCGGGCGCTGCCGTCGATGACCATCGTAGACGCGAGCGCCGTTTTCAACCACATTCGCATGGTGAAGGCGGCCTGGGAGGTGGACCGGATGCGTGCCGCGTGCCGCATGGCTACGGAAGCTTGGGCCAGGACGTTGGCGCGGCTCGAGCCCGGTATGGATGTTGCCCGGGCGCAACGGATCTTTGAGGGCGAGATGCTCGACACCGGCGGTCAACTCGGGCACATGGAGTTCGGACTCGAGGGCCATGCGTTCCGTCACACTTACCGCCGTGGCGACTGGCTGTGGTGTGACTTCGGCCTGACCTACGAAGGCTACCGGTCGGATCTCGCGCGGATGGCCGTGTTCGGGCCGCCGAGCGATCAGCAAAAGCGCGAGTTCGCGATGATCTGGGAACTTACCCACAACCTGATCAAACGGATCGGGCCGGGTGTCCGTTGCTGCGACCTGGCTCGCCAGACGAGCGAGGACATGGTGCGCCTTGGTCTGCCGCCGCTTGACGCGAATAAGCGGGTGGGCCACGGGTTTGGGGTTGCTTCCGATCCGCCTTCGATCAGCCTGGTGGACGAGACAGTGCTGGAGCCGGGGATGATTCTGACGCCCGAGCCGAGGTTTATGAGCGCCTCGGGCCAGCGAATCCACATCGAGGAAGATGTGGTAGTGACCGAGTCGGGCGGCGAGCTGTTATCGCGCGGCGCGGAAGTGCTCAGCATCATCGGAGCGGGCCGGTGA
- a CDS encoding ABC transporter permease produces MRRYVVTRALIIVPTLLLASAAIFALMQLAVGGDPALYIMGREGSAAQADALRKDLHLDRPLIVQYVDWLRHVARGDFGRSFQYPLNVRAVILSRLPATLELAGLGAGVAVAVAIPAGVYMALVPRGFGRLASASTIAALCLPDFCLGILLIYLFSVMLHWLPSSGYVPLRYGLGHNLAGMVLPVMSLATWYAAAWARYVRSAFLETLDADFVRVARAKGLAERAVSYRHVLRNAILPTLTIVGQNIAAMFGGVVAVETVFGNPGIGRLFSTAVLGRDYPVIQGVIVMLTFVVCISSLIVDVLYGLVDPRIRYG; encoded by the coding sequence ATGCGCCGGTACGTCGTCACCCGAGCGCTGATTATCGTCCCTACGTTGCTCTTGGCAAGCGCCGCGATCTTCGCTTTGATGCAACTGGCGGTCGGGGGCGATCCCGCGCTCTACATCATGGGCCGCGAAGGATCGGCCGCGCAGGCGGACGCGCTGCGAAAGGATCTCCACCTGGACCGGCCGCTCATCGTTCAGTACGTGGACTGGCTGCGTCACGTCGCGCGCGGTGACTTCGGGCGTTCATTTCAGTACCCGCTCAATGTGCGCGCGGTTATCTTGAGCCGGCTGCCCGCCACGCTTGAACTCGCGGGCCTCGGCGCCGGTGTCGCGGTCGCCGTCGCGATTCCCGCGGGCGTTTACATGGCCCTCGTGCCTCGCGGGTTCGGCCGACTCGCCTCGGCCTCTACGATCGCGGCCCTGTGTCTCCCGGACTTCTGCCTGGGAATCCTGCTCATCTATCTGTTCAGCGTAATGCTGCACTGGCTGCCGAGCAGCGGATATGTCCCGCTGCGTTACGGGCTGGGACATAATCTGGCGGGCATGGTTCTGCCGGTCATGAGCCTGGCGACGTGGTACGCGGCGGCATGGGCCCGTTACGTCCGTTCGGCTTTTCTTGAAACGCTGGACGCCGATTTCGTGCGCGTCGCGCGGGCCAAGGGGTTGGCCGAGCGTGCCGTATCATACAGGCACGTGCTCCGGAACGCAATTCTGCCGACCCTGACGATCGTCGGGCAGAACATCGCGGCGATGTTCGGCGGCGTCGTCGCTGTAGAAACGGTGTTTGGCAATCCGGGCATCGGTCGCCTGTTCAGCACGGCGGTCCTCGGCCGGGATTACCCCGTGATCCAAGGCGTCATCGTCATGCTGACCTTTGTCGTGTGTATAAGCAGTCTGATTGTCGACGTGCTCTACGGGCTGGTCGACCCTCGGATTCGTTATGGGTAA
- a CDS encoding ABC transporter permease, whose product MKRRWLGRVRSLILTPGGLSAAAVACWLVAAAVVPRLLAPFDPLAIRASETLLPPSGAHLAGTDALGRDIFSQITYGARTTLWVAGTAMVLALAVGTTLGLVAGYWGGSSIDEIVMRLVDVLYVFPSIVLALAVVAALGPDRPGSIAVALALAVVPGYARLVRSRVLSIREDEFIVAARGIGATTGRILRCHVLPQTVDVLIVRSVVGLSGIILAEATLSFLGLGVQPPNPSWGRMLRESFQYLSDAPWLALAPMTAIFLTVFAISQLGEAVRIGLHPRADFRR is encoded by the coding sequence ATGAAGCGCCGTTGGCTCGGCCGAGTGCGAAGCCTCATCCTGACACCCGGGGGGTTATCCGCCGCGGCCGTGGCGTGCTGGTTGGTCGCAGCCGCGGTGGTGCCGCGGCTACTCGCACCCTTCGATCCGCTCGCGATTCGGGCGTCGGAAACGTTGCTCCCGCCGAGCGGTGCTCACCTGGCCGGTACCGACGCCCTGGGACGGGATATTTTCAGCCAAATTACCTACGGAGCTCGCACCACTCTGTGGGTCGCGGGTACTGCGATGGTACTGGCCCTTGCCGTCGGGACAACGCTGGGACTTGTGGCGGGCTACTGGGGCGGTTCGTCGATCGACGAGATCGTAATGCGTCTCGTTGACGTATTGTACGTGTTTCCCAGCATCGTGTTGGCGCTTGCGGTGGTCGCCGCCCTCGGCCCTGATCGTCCGGGGAGCATCGCCGTCGCGCTCGCGCTGGCGGTGGTCCCGGGCTACGCGCGGCTAGTTCGCAGCCGCGTTCTCTCGATCCGTGAGGACGAATTTATCGTCGCCGCCAGAGGTATCGGCGCGACCACAGGCCGTATCCTACGCTGCCACGTGCTGCCACAAACGGTTGATGTACTGATCGTTCGGTCTGTCGTCGGGCTCTCCGGAATAATCCTGGCGGAGGCCACGCTCAGTTTCCTCGGTTTGGGCGTCCAGCCGCCAAATCCGAGTTGGGGCCGCATGCTTCGCGAGAGCTTTCAGTATCTCTCCGATGCGCCGTGGCTGGCACTGGCCCCGATGACGGCGATCTTTCTGACGGTGTTTGCGATCAGCCAGCTCGGCGAAGCCGTGCGGATCGGCCTCCATCCACGGGCGGACTTCCGACGCTGA
- a CDS encoding ornithine cyclodeaminase family protein: protein MTAAVSSPLYVPLAHTRRLLSVRDALHVTEEVFAMHARGEITMCEPPRFTIHGRTQPIYSHVKGCVLESIPILGVRIVAYVVNPDGSGTSAPQSTRLVLLTDPRTGVLLAMVDEHWNYSIRTTAAAVVGAKHLARPNTRVVAIVGAGNLARTGLLALRETFPLTVVRVSSRRPESAVRFAAEMSGEIGLVVERCDTVREACEGADLIFVATTAGTPLVMRDWVAPGACVVTVGNDEIDHRLYGSADKVVADEVDDVAALLRPVVQAGLMPEGGIYGAIWEVVAGCKPGRERPEERIVIKTVGLVSQDVAVAHHVYRKAVGAGLGFPLAI, encoded by the coding sequence GTGACCGCGGCCGTTTCCAGTCCACTCTATGTCCCGCTCGCGCACACGCGCCGGCTGTTGTCTGTGCGCGACGCGCTTCACGTGACGGAAGAGGTCTTCGCCATGCACGCGCGCGGCGAGATCACCATGTGCGAGCCGCCGCGCTTCACGATCCACGGTCGCACGCAGCCGATATACTCGCACGTGAAGGGTTGTGTGCTCGAGTCGATTCCCATCCTCGGTGTTCGTATTGTCGCCTACGTCGTCAATCCCGACGGCTCGGGGACAAGTGCCCCGCAGTCGACCCGCTTGGTCCTGCTGACCGATCCGCGGACGGGCGTCCTGCTCGCGATGGTGGACGAACATTGGAATTACTCCATCCGCACGACGGCCGCCGCCGTAGTCGGCGCCAAACATCTGGCCCGTCCCAATACTCGGGTGGTCGCGATCGTCGGCGCCGGCAATCTCGCCCGCACGGGCCTGCTCGCGCTTCGCGAGACCTTTCCGCTCACCGTGGTGCGGGTCTCATCCCGTCGCCCCGAGTCGGCCGTGCGCTTCGCGGCGGAGATGAGCGGCGAGATCGGGCTGGTCGTCGAACGGTGCGATACGGTTCGGGAGGCGTGCGAAGGCGCCGATCTTATCTTTGTGGCGACGACGGCCGGCACGCCGCTCGTGATGCGTGACTGGGTGGCGCCGGGCGCCTGTGTAGTGACCGTGGGGAACGACGAGATCGACCACCGACTGTACGGCAGCGCCGACAAGGTTGTGGCCGATGAGGTGGACGATGTCGCGGCCTTGTTACGTCCGGTCGTGCAGGCCGGATTGATGCCTGAGGGCGGCATCTACGGCGCGATTTGGGAAGTCGTCGCAGGGTGCAAACCTGGTCGCGAACGGCCAGAGGAGCGCATCGTCATCAAGACGGTTGGTTTGGTATCCCAAGACGTTGCCGTCGCGCATCACGTGTACCGCAAGGCGGTGGGTGCGGGCCTGGGGTTTCCGTTGGCCATCTAG
- a CDS encoding ABC transporter substrate-binding protein → MAGGCSWGERLRLVCALIVAAVICGPAGATAVDAQGGVLRVARGGQGRSLDPHIRARFDDRIVIATIYEPLIDSDKDGRLVPVLATSWDIGSTGKVITFHLRRGVTFQDGTPFDASVVRWNIERVLDPATGSDHRQKFEGIIQGVQVVDAATVRIYLTRPYPALFSDLTERPGQMVSPAAVKKYGRDFALHPTGTGPFKFVEWIPGSRVAVERNNAYWNRGAIKSDGITFFDIPERAASVARLRSGELDLIASTGSGDLITGGPEVLTVQGQRGLKAMPSRSYQWESLQMRVDRPPYDNRSLRQAIAYAINRDQILKTIYRGLGIPAAKYSLEGWWADPAYRGITYNPALAAAKLRESGYLGSPAQLTLSMQASDAQVGELIQAQLQAIGLKVRIQLASETDFYPQQEQGLIPFSGPTRWTPRVDPHGLANILFHSTKGNSNTTHYHNPQVDALLDEASSINDMSKRAALYRQIERLVMDDAPYVIYYASPGYALMKENVQGYQWGFDMVPRVARVWLQP, encoded by the coding sequence ATGGCGGGTGGCTGCAGTTGGGGGGAACGTCTTCGCCTTGTGTGTGCGCTCATCGTCGCCGCCGTCATTTGCGGCCCAGCAGGCGCCACGGCGGTCGATGCGCAGGGCGGTGTGTTACGGGTCGCGCGCGGCGGCCAAGGCCGCAGTCTGGACCCGCACATCCGTGCCCGGTTCGACGACCGGATCGTGATCGCGACCATCTACGAGCCCCTGATCGATTCTGACAAAGACGGACGGCTTGTTCCGGTGCTTGCGACATCATGGGACATCGGCTCCACCGGCAAGGTCATTACTTTTCATCTGCGACGCGGCGTCACGTTCCAAGACGGCACGCCCTTTGACGCCTCCGTAGTCAGGTGGAACATCGAACGCGTACTCGATCCCGCCACTGGATCCGACCATCGTCAGAAATTCGAGGGCATCATCCAGGGCGTCCAGGTCGTCGACGCCGCGACCGTTCGGATCTACCTGACGCGGCCTTACCCGGCGCTCTTCTCCGATCTCACGGAGCGCCCCGGGCAGATGGTGTCGCCCGCGGCGGTGAAGAAGTACGGAAGGGACTTCGCTCTCCACCCGACGGGCACGGGTCCTTTCAAGTTCGTTGAATGGATTCCAGGCAGCCGCGTGGCCGTGGAGCGCAACAACGCCTACTGGAACCGCGGTGCCATCAAGTCGGACGGTATCACCTTCTTTGACATTCCGGAACGGGCCGCGTCCGTCGCGCGCCTGCGCAGCGGCGAACTCGATCTCATCGCGAGCACCGGCTCGGGCGACCTCATAACCGGCGGCCCCGAGGTTCTCACCGTTCAGGGACAGCGTGGTTTGAAGGCGATGCCGAGCCGGAGCTACCAGTGGGAGTCGCTGCAGATGCGGGTCGATCGGCCGCCGTACGATAATCGCAGCCTGCGCCAAGCGATCGCTTACGCCATCAACCGCGACCAAATTCTCAAGACCATCTATCGCGGCCTCGGGATCCCCGCCGCCAAGTATTCGCTCGAAGGATGGTGGGCCGATCCGGCCTATCGAGGGATTACATATAATCCGGCGCTGGCCGCCGCAAAGCTTCGCGAATCCGGGTATCTCGGGAGTCCCGCACAGCTGACGTTATCAATGCAGGCCTCCGACGCCCAGGTGGGCGAGCTTATCCAGGCGCAACTCCAGGCGATCGGGCTGAAGGTTAGAATTCAGTTGGCATCCGAAACTGATTTCTACCCGCAGCAGGAGCAGGGTCTGATCCCCTTCTCCGGGCCGACCCGATGGACGCCGCGGGTGGATCCGCACGGTCTCGCGAACATCTTGTTCCATTCAACGAAAGGCAACTCAAATACAACGCACTACCACAATCCGCAGGTCGACGCGCTTTTGGATGAAGCGTCATCGATCAATGACATGTCGAAACGCGCAGCGCTCTACAGGCAGATCGAGCGTCTGGTTATGGACGATGCGCCCTACGTAATCTACTACGCGTCACCGGGCTACGCGCTCATGAAAGAAAACGTTCAGGGCTACCAGTGGGGGTTTGACATGGTGCCCCGCGTGGCGAGGGTCTGGCTGCAGCCGTAG
- a CDS encoding sugar-binding domain-containing protein, giving the protein MATSITNVTARHEDGDTALLARIAWYYHRDGKTQEAIGRLLGMSRQRVMRALRRAQQRAVLEIRINHASTPLLELGSGLKRRFGLADAVVVRAPAEAAAAEVGSAAADYLAHVLRAGDVLGTSWGSTLHAVAQYLPRRPIRGLTVVVLNGALAKGPVDMNAFDLAGTTAERLGGRALFLLVPTIVDSPALCRAIASDRTISEVLKAGRRATKAIFGIGAASDRAAMVRVGMLRPALMARLRARGAVGDILGRFIDVEGRPLKEDPYPRTVGLDLDELRRIPMKICVVHGAAKVPALLGALRGGYIDALITDEGTARVALDRDARAAAVSPGARASNAATAGDMRGP; this is encoded by the coding sequence ATGGCGACGTCTATAACAAATGTTACGGCGCGCCATGAAGACGGCGACACCGCGCTACTGGCGCGCATCGCCTGGTACTATCATCGCGACGGGAAGACGCAGGAGGCGATAGGCCGGCTGCTTGGGATGAGCCGCCAGCGCGTGATGCGGGCGCTGCGGCGCGCGCAGCAGCGTGCCGTGCTCGAGATCCGGATCAACCATGCATCGACGCCGCTGCTCGAACTCGGCAGCGGCCTGAAGCGGCGGTTCGGGCTTGCCGACGCGGTCGTCGTGCGAGCGCCGGCTGAAGCGGCGGCCGCCGAGGTGGGCTCAGCGGCGGCCGACTACCTGGCGCACGTCCTGCGCGCCGGGGACGTGTTGGGGACGTCTTGGGGATCCACGCTGCACGCCGTGGCGCAATATCTGCCGCGGCGGCCGATCCGAGGACTGACCGTTGTTGTGCTCAACGGAGCGCTGGCCAAGGGTCCGGTGGATATGAATGCCTTCGATCTGGCCGGCACAACCGCCGAGCGGTTGGGCGGCCGGGCACTGTTTCTCCTGGTGCCGACGATCGTCGACTCTCCGGCGCTCTGCCGCGCGATCGCGTCCGACCGTACCATCAGCGAGGTGCTCAAAGCGGGCCGCCGGGCAACCAAGGCGATTTTCGGCATCGGCGCCGCGTCGGATCGCGCGGCGATGGTTCGGGTGGGGATGCTGCGGCCGGCGTTGATGGCGCGTCTGCGGGCGCGCGGAGCGGTCGGGGATATCCTGGGGCGGTTCATCGACGTTGAGGGACGGCCGTTGAAAGAAGACCCGTACCCCCGGACCGTGGGGCTCGATCTCGACGAGTTGCGGCGGATACCGATGAAGATCTGTGTGGTTCACGGTGCCGCCAAAGTACCGGCTCTGCTCGGCGCGTTGCGCGGAGGCTACATCGACGCGCTCATTACCGACGAAGGAACCGCACGCGTTGCGCTGGATCGTGACGCACGGGCCGCGGCGGTGTCGCCGGGCGCACGCGCAAGTAACGCGGCAACCGCCGGGGACATGCGCGGTCCGTGA
- a CDS encoding MmgE/PrpD family protein: MTKPLETASAALARISAAPVPDDAAAAAADRVADCLALCLAARNRAEVAAVRGHVEEMSGTRTSAAVGGFRVPAVFAAFVNGTAAHALGLDDFHAPTDMHPMAVVVPAALAAAEAVAASGPELLRAVLVGYEIACRLGRTSVVGTMYRRGFHPTSVFGTVAAAAAAATVLGLTAPQQAHAMAIAATRAAGLVHFGPAATTKPLQAGWAASAGVGAALLARRDLQGPADMLEAPGGLLWAVAGEAAYDTAPLFAPLSRWTVHDVAYKPYAHSTDFHSAVDTAIDLVREHRIAPQDIEHIDVTLPPAMAAVLAASFDRQRRPAGTREAQRSLPFSLGAALLKAPDVPSSDTFYEAFAPDRLADPGVLRLAALVGIGPEAAAGGSPASRSSASVSIVTRDGRTVVGRRRAHRGSPESPFTRTEFVMRNVGLATPRSDIVALSGRLPSMTNVTELADVLLEPMQWAGERPNGGR, translated from the coding sequence GTGACTAAGCCGTTGGAGACCGCGTCGGCCGCATTGGCTCGGATCAGCGCCGCGCCGGTGCCTGACGACGCTGCCGCCGCGGCGGCCGACCGGGTGGCCGATTGTCTCGCCCTGTGTCTTGCCGCCCGGAACCGGGCCGAGGTGGCCGCGGTTCGGGGGCATGTGGAGGAAATGAGCGGTACTCGAACGTCGGCCGCCGTCGGCGGATTCCGGGTTCCTGCCGTCTTCGCCGCATTCGTGAACGGGACCGCGGCCCATGCGCTCGGGCTGGATGATTTTCACGCTCCGACCGACATGCATCCGATGGCCGTGGTCGTGCCGGCGGCGCTTGCGGCCGCCGAGGCGGTGGCTGCCTCGGGGCCGGAATTGCTGCGCGCCGTGCTGGTCGGGTACGAAATCGCCTGCCGTTTGGGACGCACCTCCGTGGTGGGAACGATGTACCGCCGCGGGTTTCATCCGACGTCGGTGTTCGGCACCGTGGCCGCCGCGGCGGCGGCGGCCACGGTGCTGGGCCTCACCGCTCCGCAGCAGGCCCACGCGATGGCGATCGCAGCCACGCGCGCGGCCGGTCTCGTGCACTTCGGACCCGCCGCGACGACTAAACCGCTCCAGGCCGGCTGGGCCGCGTCGGCGGGCGTCGGCGCGGCCTTGTTGGCCCGGCGCGATCTCCAGGGCCCGGCCGATATGTTGGAAGCGCCGGGTGGTCTGCTGTGGGCGGTTGCGGGTGAGGCCGCTTATGACACGGCCCCGCTCTTCGCGCCGCTGAGCCGCTGGACGGTTCACGACGTAGCCTACAAGCCGTATGCACACAGCACCGATTTCCATTCAGCGGTGGACACCGCGATCGACCTCGTCCGGGAACACCGGATCGCTCCCCAAGACATCGAACACATCGATGTTACCCTTCCTCCGGCCATGGCGGCGGTTTTGGCCGCGTCCTTCGACCGCCAGCGCCGGCCCGCTGGCACCCGGGAGGCGCAGCGGAGTCTGCCATTCTCGTTGGGCGCCGCTCTGTTGAAGGCACCTGACGTTCCTTCTTCCGACACGTTCTACGAGGCGTTCGCCCCCGATCGGCTGGCCGACCCTGGTGTGTTGCGTCTGGCCGCGCTGGTCGGCATCGGCCCCGAGGCGGCCGCAGGCGGCTCTCCCGCGTCCCGGTCTTCCGCGTCTGTGTCGATCGTAACGCGCGATGGGCGCACAGTTGTTGGACGAAGGCGCGCGCATCGCGGCAGCCCGGAAAGCCCGTTCACACGCACGGAGTTTGTCATGCGCAACGTCGGGCTGGCGACACCGCGGTCGGACATCGTCGCGTTGAGCGGGCGGCTTCCGTCGATGACGAACGTCACAGAGCTGGCCGACGTGCTGCTAGAGCCGATGCAGTGGGCGGGGGAGAGACCGAATGGCGGACGGTGA
- a CDS encoding ABC transporter substrate-binding protein codes for MRLIRNELRLPVAVLTTLLALYVLPWSNPASGAESISTNGILIHVDRSDPESLDPTVGTGTASQEQGLLMFDTLLAKDNQLRLVPLLASSWRVGADGKTYTFTLRKDIEFHSGRHMTSADVKYSLERLKDKQSGSPFGYLVTIVDRVETPDPATVVVHLTRPDRMFLDVMSNPATSVLNRESVDRAGKEFGRTVVDGTGPFRFVSRSFNEQIIYERFDNYKWGPAGYQNRGPARIRRLVWRVVPELTTAELMLENGDVDLFTHSTDPSLLARAPGLRGRVDVTRRPVTDTRGLILNTAFPHLRDLAVREAVARAVDRKRIAASILFPTGTPAVDILHPLAYGYWKGIERVAPGYDPAKARQLLDTAGWKVNAEGFREKGGVVLKGLKLMGLPRYQDIAVVIKESLASIGIGADIELLERGRLYPLRRAGGVEMEIYNFEGTADEFDQYLLSTNVPGTNPFGWKDAQTDRWIQTFHSAPDERAALDAAAQLQKMVVADQALVVPIYWITELNLVNSRTLRDFTGAVWLNTALGKLLDVWSIRTQ; via the coding sequence ATGCGTCTGATTCGCAACGAATTGCGTTTGCCCGTGGCGGTTCTGACCACGCTGCTCGCGTTGTACGTGCTCCCGTGGAGCAATCCGGCTTCGGGCGCCGAGAGCATTTCGACCAATGGGATCTTGATCCACGTCGACCGCTCCGATCCCGAAAGCCTTGATCCGACCGTTGGGACGGGCACCGCCAGCCAGGAACAGGGCTTGTTGATGTTCGATACGCTGCTCGCGAAAGACAATCAGTTACGGCTGGTGCCGCTCCTCGCTTCGTCATGGCGTGTCGGCGCGGACGGCAAGACCTACACATTTACTCTTCGCAAGGATATCGAGTTCCACAGCGGCCGCCACATGACATCGGCGGACGTGAAGTATTCGCTGGAGCGTCTTAAGGACAAGCAATCCGGCTCGCCGTTTGGCTACCTGGTTACCATCGTCGACCGTGTCGAGACACCGGATCCGGCGACGGTCGTCGTGCACTTGACTCGACCGGACCGAATGTTCCTCGACGTCATGTCGAATCCGGCGACATCGGTGCTCAACCGCGAGTCCGTCGACCGGGCGGGCAAAGAATTCGGCCGAACGGTTGTGGACGGCACCGGGCCGTTCAGGTTCGTTTCGCGCTCCTTCAACGAGCAGATCATTTATGAGCGGTTTGACAACTACAAGTGGGGCCCGGCAGGATACCAGAACCGCGGTCCCGCGCGTATTCGGCGGTTGGTGTGGCGTGTGGTCCCCGAACTCACCACCGCCGAACTGATGCTCGAGAACGGCGACGTCGATCTGTTCACCCACAGCACCGATCCGAGCCTGCTCGCGCGGGCGCCGGGCCTGCGGGGACGGGTTGATGTAACGCGGCGGCCGGTCACCGACACCCGGGGTTTGATCTTGAATACGGCGTTCCCCCATCTCAGAGACCTCGCGGTGCGGGAGGCGGTCGCCCGGGCCGTGGACCGGAAGCGCATCGCCGCGTCGATCCTTTTCCCGACCGGGACGCCGGCGGTCGATATCTTGCATCCGTTGGCGTACGGCTATTGGAAGGGGATCGAGCGTGTCGCTCCCGGTTACGATCCGGCGAAGGCGAGGCAACTCCTCGATACGGCAGGCTGGAAGGTCAACGCCGAAGGCTTTCGTGAGAAGGGCGGCGTGGTGCTCAAGGGTCTCAAGCTCATGGGCCTGCCGAGATATCAGGATATCGCCGTCGTGATCAAGGAAAGCCTGGCCTCGATCGGCATCGGCGCCGACATCGAACTGCTGGAGCGCGGACGGCTCTATCCCTTGCGCCGCGCGGGCGGGGTCGAAATGGAAATCTACAATTTCGAAGGCACGGCGGACGAATTCGATCAATACTTGCTCTCCACGAACGTCCCGGGGACTAATCCGTTCGGGTGGAAGGACGCACAGACCGATCGGTGGATCCAGACGTTCCATTCGGCCCCGGATGAGCGGGCTGCGCTCGACGCGGCGGCGCAGCTGCAGAAGATGGTCGTGGCCGACCAAGCCCTGGTTGTGCCGATTTATTGGATCACTGAGCTCAATCTCGTAAACAGCCGCACGCTTCGAGATTTTACCGGCGCCGTCTGGCTCAACACCGCCCTCGGGAAACTGCTCGACGTGTGGAGCATCCGGACGCAGTGA
- a CDS encoding NAD(P)-dependent oxidoreductase: MYEIVLFATPSSMVAEETLRTAVGEPVRLTLAPEHALRSGQLAPEVLAELCAATAHADAVVFRVGQVPREVIESAPNLKIVAVHGVGTGAVAVPAATEQGVYVTVAPGGNAVSVAEYVMSVSLLARRRLDQAAATLKSATWQVARAEGYELSGRRMGIVGFGAIGSRVAGLASAFGMEVLVAAHGSLRDCPYPSLPLPDLAGAVDYLVIAVPFRPETIGLVSKEILGRMRPAAVIVNVARGEIIDEAALVAALDEHRLAAACLDVFAQEPLPPGHPLPRHPLIFATPHIAGATHEALARIARILGEDIRRVLRGEHPRHAANAPVPRP, from the coding sequence ATGTACGAGATTGTGTTGTTTGCTACGCCGTCGTCGATGGTGGCCGAAGAGACGCTCCGGACGGCGGTGGGAGAGCCGGTTCGGCTCACGCTCGCGCCTGAACACGCGCTGCGCTCCGGACAGCTGGCGCCCGAGGTACTCGCCGAATTGTGCGCGGCGACGGCCCATGCTGATGCGGTCGTGTTCCGCGTCGGCCAGGTGCCCCGTGAGGTCATCGAATCGGCGCCGAACCTCAAGATCGTGGCGGTGCACGGCGTCGGCACGGGCGCGGTCGCCGTGCCGGCCGCGACCGAACAAGGCGTCTACGTGACCGTGGCCCCGGGCGGCAACGCGGTTTCGGTGGCGGAATACGTGATGTCGGTGTCGCTCCTGGCCCGGCGCAGACTCGATCAGGCAGCCGCGACGCTCAAGTCGGCGACGTGGCAGGTAGCGCGGGCCGAAGGCTACGAGCTGTCCGGCAGGCGCATGGGCATCGTCGGCTTCGGCGCGATCGGGTCCCGCGTCGCAGGGCTCGCCAGCGCATTCGGCATGGAGGTACTGGTGGCGGCACACGGTAGCCTGCGGGATTGTCCCTACCCCTCGCTGCCGCTCCCCGACCTGGCGGGCGCGGTAGACTATCTGGTGATCGCGGTGCCGTTTCGCCCCGAGACCATAGGACTCGTCTCGAAGGAGATCCTCGGGCGCATGCGGCCCGCCGCCGTCATCGTGAACGTCGCACGGGGCGAGATCATCGACGAAGCGGCGCTCGTTGCGGCACTTGACGAGCACCGGCTCGCCGCAGCATGCCTCGACGTCTTCGCGCAGGAGCCGCTGCCTCCCGGGCACCCGTTGCCCCGCCATCCCCTCATCTTTGCCACCCCGCACATCGCGGGCGCAACGCACGAGGCGCTCGCACGTATCGCGCGCATCCTAGGCGAAGACATCCGGCGGGTGCTCCGTGGAGAGCATCCGCGCCACGCGGCCAACGCGCCGGTCCCGCGTCCCTAA